Sequence from the Carassius gibelio isolate Cgi1373 ecotype wild population from Czech Republic chromosome A7, carGib1.2-hapl.c, whole genome shotgun sequence genome:
CGCCAACCTCGAGACTTGATTCGTTAGGTGCGTTTGTTACATATATTTTCTTTAGTCGAAAGATGTCAAGCAACTACGGACGTAATCCTCCTCCTTTCCCTGATAATGAAGAGCAGGAGGCTGAATCGGACGCTCGAGTGCTGGACAGcgacgaggaagaggaggaggatgaaggcgAGGATATATTCACCGGCGCCAGTGTGAGACACCTGCTTCAGACTGCATAGCAAGTTTGCATCTGATCGAGTCATATATCTGTGGGGAAACGTTCAAGTGACATTTGACAGAAGCTAGCAGATAGCTTATAGTCAATGTCTGCAGCAGTTAGTCTCATAATGCAACTCAGGAACTGCACGAACTGCAATTATCATGTCATGGTTAATTAACACTGGAAGTgaatgaggagataccccctgacaacgTAAAGCGCTTTGAGAgcttagaaaagcgctatataaatgtaagtaaTTATTGTTATCAGCTGTTATGTTGGCACTGATCACATCATCTCCTGAAGAGGGCGATATCTTCATCGAGGAGGGCTCGTACATCAGGAGCGATGTCCATCACGACACTAATGGCCTTCACCCTGATGAAGAGCTGGATCTGTTCACTGGGAACGTTATTTCTCACCACTCCGTTACTGCACCATGACTCAAAATGAGCAATACATACGTAATGACACTTAAGTGTTGGAGAACAATGCATCTTGTCTTTAAAATATCGTGTCAGGATGATGCAGATCACTTAAAGATGCTTTATCTGAAATGTAAAAACTCAAGAAAATTGTACTTAAGGTATATTAACAAAAAAACCTATTAATATGAACTATTAATGAATAAACAGTTGTCAAAAATTGTGCTCAATTAAAATTATGTACCTACTTGAGTGgaagtaaaaacacacacacgcgcgtaatggtttttatactgtacaaactgtatattctatggtcctacaccaaccctacacctaacccttacaggcaactttgtgcatttttattttctcaaaaaactcattctgtatgatttataagcgttttgataaatggggacatgggttatgtcctcataagtcaccctctccttgtaatacctgtgtcctacccatgtcattatacagagttgtgtcctgatatgtcacaaaaacaagaaaacacacacacacacatataattgaATTTGGGTATTTAAAAAGTAATCGGCGAGCACTTTTATGAGCTTCAAATTGGCTTTTGTAAACGAGACAGTAGAGATGTTCTAATTAGAGTGTTTCTAaactttcttaaaaaagaaaCCTGTTGAAAATAATTTCTCATTGTTCTGACCATGTAAGAATCCAGGACACTGAACTGAAACCAATATCCTGAAACCTGTTACCAGAATATTCTCAGCTAAAGTGATCAGTATGTGATTTCACAAACATTTGAATATAGTGATTTTTAGTAGTTattataaaaacacttttctaGAGCATGAAGTATTTGTCTGAAATGCATAGATTTtctgtgtgcatgatttactggcttgtTAGTTACATTTGGATAGATAGTTTTAAATCATTGAGGAAATATTTAAGTCATATACAGGTACAATAAATTGCAATGAAATGAAAAGGTATTAATTTACATTGTAAATGTGATTGAGTAAAAGCACAAGTATTTGGTTTTAACAGAACTAATGTATGGTACAAATTTCCCCAAATAATACCATACTAAAATATAATGTTGAAGTGCTACTACCCACATACCTTACACCTCTGTGCTTTATTTGTTCTTTCTGTTCAAACACCAGAGGCCACTGTAGAACTGACGCTTACCAACACCACTAGTCAAGGCAGGACAGAGATTATCATCCTGATCACATCAGCCTTATAACACCACACATCTTCCTACGTAATTCAATACTGAAACCCAGCATTGTCACCAAGATCATGGAGAAGGTACTGAAACGAGACCCTTTACATGCCTATAGTTGCattcttgtaatatttatttaagagTCTTTATTCTAACAATGCTGATGAACTTAAACAGTCTCAGGAGGAAGAGAGTGGAGACCAGTTTGAGCTGAACATCGCAGTCACTAATCCAGAGAAAATTAGGTTGTATTATGCAACTTATTTTTCAACGTGAAAGTAAGCAAATAAGTGAATAACAAATTGATGTAAACTCTAAAATGATTTGAGAACTGTAaaatggttgagaaccactggttctAGATGTCCTGGATGCTGAGAGCTACATTGAGTTCTTCTTCGTTATTGTGTTTCAGGAGATGGCTTGAATGCCTACATGTCTTACAAAGTGTCGACTCAGGTAGGCAAAAGCTCATCTCTAACCATTTTTGGATTGTTCAAGCTACATAAATCAGCATTTTGGCCCTTTTCCGtgcttctctgtctctctccagacTACACTGGTCATGTTCCCTTATGTTCTCAGTGCGTCAATGTTTCAGTGATTTTCTGGGACTTTATGAGAAGATATCAGCCAAAGTCACTCCCTGCTGGGTTGCATCATTCCACCTCCACCTCAGAAGAGTGTAGTGGGTAAAAAAGTTCTCATGCTCACTCTGGCTCCATGTCTAGTGGAGTTATTCTAGTGAGCTCATCTATACCCCTGTTCCACCGAGGCAGTTTGAGTGCTGGATCGGAGCCAGAGCCTAGTTTCAGATCGGTTCTTTGTCTTTTGACAACCAAAGCACCATCTCCGAACTAGGAAAAGTGGTTAGtaagtagcattaaaacattcctGGGCTAGAAGTAAGTACCACTTGAGTCAGGGGCTGGGGCGGGGTTACTGTGACCAACAAGATGCCATTTTTGAAATAGCATCTAAACATGAAAACTTTAAATTTGCTGTGTTGGATGCCGATGTAGGTTTGCAAAGCCATGCACATCAATAGCAATGCAATTAATGCAAATGCACCAGGTTCATACTGGTGGAAAGGGGGTACTAGACATTCACAGTGGCCTGGATACATGAGAATGTTTTCTTTGAGCTTTCTGTTGGCTCTTACTTTTTTGCTGACTGAGTTTGTGGTTTGTGTTGTGTCACAGGGATGACTAAAGTGAAGGTGGTGAAGGAGGATTCATCCTCAGCAGAGTTTGTGGAAAAGAGACGAGCAGCACTGGAGAGGTGAACACATGGCAATACACATGACATAGAGGTTGATCAATTGCATTTTTCTTCTGATACTGATAACTAAATCCCAGGTGCAACCAAAAAATGGCTATAATAACAAAGTGCTGATGAATACAATGTGACATTTACAATATAAACACAGAGTaaactttattataatttttggctAATTGCACGACAatagataaaaacaaacaacacaattTCTTCAGGAAACAACTGTGACACATAAGCCCCTTTTAATACAAAGATTTTGGAAAATTCACGGATGATCTGAGATTTGTTTTGGGATCGTctgattttggttcattcacactgccagtgattttctGTAATCTGTATGTGCATTCACACACATCCCATAAAGATCCCGTAAGACACGTGACATTACGATGGGACATGTGATATGTGATGTGTACTgtttcacttaagctggcgaaCAATCTCCGCTTCAGCACATATAGTGAAGAGCtccctgatctctgcttcataccagtttgcacattttttctttgtgactgctgatctgccttcaaaaaaCCTGATAAGGGGGACACACGATAACATGCATCATCACTACAACACACCCCTTACggcattggttctggcttttgttcacatagGGCTCGTTCTGAGATTGATCCTGTCAATGTTACCAGGTCCCCAACCCGGCATCGACACTgcaatcaatcccgggatgtgtttgcatTCATACAGAAGGCACCCTGGCAATTTCCAGTGTGAAAGGGGATATAGACAGCCACGGGGACTAAAGACAGTAAATATGGACAAATACAGACAACAGTGTCAGAAGgtacacaaagtaaaaacaaaactaGCAGTTagataagtaatatatatatatatatatatatatatatatatatatatatatatatatatatatatatatatacatacacacacacacacacgtgtagcAGATTTAGACACCACAAACCTTAAGAAGTTAGGagctgtttcatttttattttgcagtcaTACACTAGAATCTTTAGGCATCAGTCATGTAAACGAATGCATTCATTGTTGCCGAGTTTTGAGTTGCAACAGCAGAACAATATGTTTATTGACCTctaatataaaatatgcattcaCATGCTAACGcacacttgttttatttttaactggttatatttatatgtatatacagtgaagaaaaaatacagaaaaaatacccccctttaaaataatcacattttgttgctttgcagcctgaaatgaagtctgacacagtttttgttttatcaagctgtagttactcagtgcaacttatggcatccaagtgaaagatataacaacagcatgttagaaaaaaaaaatcaaaaaccagaatcactgagttggaaaaaggatcacgccgtcctaaaaatgacttgtaaactcaaaCAGGTGCAGCAAATCACCTTGTGATTATTaatcaaaatgtgattattttgaagggggtgattcttttctatacccactgtttATTATATACTTATTTTCTGTAGGTATCTACAGAGAGTAGTGCCTCATCCATCTCTATTACAGAATGTTCAATAGTTTTTAGAGAGAGATGAGGTGACCACCTTTATCATGTTCCTTGATACACAGTATCTTTAGTGCCATATTAAATATCTAAACTTGTGTGTTTTTAGTTGCCCGGGGCGGTAAATACTCTTTTAGTGGACCTGGCCTCCTAAAGATGATAAACAGAGCATCAGATGCAGTGAATAAGATGAGCgttaaaatgaatgaatcagaTAATGTAAGGGGAGCTCAGTTCGTGCAGTACTAAGACATAAATTCTTCCAGGTTGTTGCATTTGACTAGTGATTGacccctgtgtgtgtgtcagtggtttGAGAGTAAGCTGCAGGAGGTGGAGAATGAGGAGCAGCTGCTGAGGAAGCTGCATGCTGCTGTTGACTCATTTGTAAACCACAGGAAAGGTGAGAATGAAAACTACACTGTGAAGCCAGTCCTCCAGATTCATACTGTTACAAAGCATCTCAAAGTCTTTCTCCTCTCGTAGAGTTGTGTAGTAACACAGCGGTGTTTAACAAGAGTttggccatcctgggcagtgtgGAGGAGAACTCTGCGTTATCTCATGCGCTGTCACAGCTGGCAGAAGTGGAAGATAAAATGGAGCAGCTGCATCAGCAACAGACCTTCAGTGATTTCTTCATCCTTGCTGAGCTCTTGGCCTACTACGTCAGGCTGCTGGCGGCCGTGAGGGTTAGAGAGCACAACCACATAACGCAAAACCAGCAGTGAGACCCCATTGCTTAAGTAATATGTTGTTTACTGTGTTGTTTGTTCTCCTCAGTGCTGTTCTGAGCAGAGAATGAAAGTGTGTCAGCATCTACAGGAAGCTCAGAGCACATTGCAGAAGAAACGAGAGGCCGAGGCCAAGCTGCTCTGGGAAAATAAATCCGAGAAGCTGCAGCAGGCTAAAGACAACATAAATGAGGTTAAATTGTTGAAAATTGGTAAAATGTTGAATGATAATATGAATGGTGTCTCTGCACAGTGGGAGTCTAAAGTCAGTCAGTATGAGAGAGATTTCGAAAGAGTCACCTGTACTGTGCGTAAAGAAGTGCTCAGATTTGAGGTAAGATGTGTCAGTCACATGTTCATCATGATGATGaattttataatagaaaaatgtcCTGTTTATTATTTCTCCATTTAAATATCCTATATAATAATAGGTACACTGATGTGCTATGGTTCTAGTGGTTTAAATTGTTTCAAATGATGGGCACAACCTCTTTTTTACATAGGGCAAACATTTTACTATTTGGTCAACTGCTATAATGATCAGTTATGCAAGTCctaatttatatgaataatacATCAATTTTGTTGCATACCTGTTGCTGACATAATAGTGGCCTATTTCAAAAGCTTATGCAATTGTGTTctctttattttttctgtttctctttaacAGCTCCCACTCATTATAGTTGTAATTCCTGTATTATTCTTGACAAAATATTTCAGTATTCCAATATAAAATGAAGCAAAGCACAACAGTTACAAGATGGTGCTTGGTGGGATTTTACAAAATAACTGTTGGATTGCTCCCTTTTCCTAAACTCGAGACAGGTGGATTGGGATTgcagttaaaggtgctgtatgtaggattgacagagtggttgaactaggtattaaAGTCCAAATTCAAAACATTGGaggttaatattaattaaaatattctcACTTGATGCacacgcaggttgccagattgcttcCATGACTGAAATTAAATATGCTGTGTTTCCTTCTAACTGGCAACCCAGAGTGCCGAAATACAATTGGATAAACTGGAAGTGGGCGGATTTTACTAACCAAAACAGAGACCGACATTCtgtaacacacattttcaaaggagaattactgactgtagcattgtttttcagatagacaagtatgttaacttagcatgtttcttaattatctgcaaacatattatggtatttttatgctttattagAGTCAAAAGtgtacatacagcacctttaaattacCTCACAACCACGGTTTGTCAAAAAAAACTGTAGGTAATTCGGCCAGGAATTTCCACAGGGATAATGGAAAGAAAAGCAGTCGTTCTGGATATGGAAGGCAATAAAATCACCAACTTGCCcctgtaaatgttaaacaattaCCCTAACCCTTTTGCACGACAGTTTAAAATACTTTTAGCTGAGCCCCTGGCGTGAGTTTTTTTTAGGTgaccgttattttagaatgtaccgccttattgttttcttttcaaaCAGCACATAGTGAAATACCTGGAGTCCCTGCTTCACACACAGACTAGAGTAAGTGTGAGTGTTTTTTTACATACAACACTGCTGAATAGTCTTTCATTAATTGCTATTTATCTTAAACCAGCTGGTGAAGTGTTGGGAGGACTTCCTGCCTGAGGCCAAAGCCATCGCCTGATCAGAGCCTTACCTCACACGCTCCTAACCTTTGACCTTGACAACAGACAATCAGTATTTCAATTTTCCTATTTCCTTTGCTCTCCATGTGTGAAATAAcatgtacatcttaatatttgttCATTGATAAGCTGATCCCCAGATTGTGATGGTAAACCTGTGCAGTGACCTGGATCACTGTTGACAACTGAATGTTGAGTGTAAAGGTTAAAGACCAGAGtgggattaaaaaaaatggcCGGTGTCTTTGAATGAAGTCCCATGTGTTGTATTGAAAATTTTGACTGAATGTTTATGTTCTCAAACAGTTGCACTGATCTGGACAAGTCCATATAATAGTCTTCTTGCAGTATAGGTGTACAAACATTTCTATAAAAAATTCTAGATTAATTATTGTACTTAAAACatacattaataacaaaaaagatgGTTAATTGATTTTAAgagaatgtttaaaaaacaatctTTAACATGTATGCAGCGCTGGTTATTCATGATACCACAGTAGCTTGCAGAAACTGGAgcctcatttataaaatgcatttacaaatagATTTCATTCAATGTCAAAAGTAAGGATTTACAAAAGCATGTGTATGAACTTCCTGTGCTCATATACCAGTAATTAAACTTGATTAAGAACATGTAAAgataaaaaaagctattttcctgacactgaagacttgtgCCATTACACATGTACTATGAGCTTCCATTTTGACTGTTAACAAGATGTCAGTGACCAGGTACATGAAAGATGTGCATTTGTTTAAAACAGTTTACAGTTGTCCTGTCAAACATTATTTGTCtatttgttgaaaataaaaaggTTGTTGTCATCTTTTCAGATCAAGTACATCTCAAAACATCAAAATTTCATAAGCTAATCAATACAGCTTTTGTGTCAAATTTTCAGTTATGCAGAGATCTGCACTGAGACAGttaaaattcaaatattaaaaacaaagaaacaattaAGGACTTTAGAACAATCTGGACAAATTGCCAATAATGTTGAGTGGCaatattaattttgttaaaattcTTACTGGGCATGTTTATTAGcctaataattttgtattaaaggCAGGGTAAGCGATTTCTGCTAGCCAATGCTgacatttgaaatcaccaaacGAACACGCCCCTGCCCCAAAAggtgagacttaggtctctgcagagcaaaagtgggcgtttatgaccttgtgggtgttttcaaactgctggtgTTTCTAAGTCATTCAATCAAAATGATCCCTcttacctaaccccacccctaaacctaccatcactatgacgtcagccaatcaggcatcatggtctaaaaacaccctgatctggtaactccccttactttcctgcagagacctatattTGGTAAAAGGTTATTGGCTCTACTTTGATAGCTCTGCCCCACACCATGCATGTCTACATTGGATGTGAGTGGTGCGGCAAAATAGGTGAGGGCAATATCTCCATCATGAAAGTCTGTGATGCTGTCTAGCGGTCTACAGTAGCCTAcaccatacatatatatatatatatatatatatatatgaaaattacaTCAGAATCACAACTGAATGCTAGCACAGATGATCAAACAGCAACCACagcggctaacgtaatgtcttgttcccgcctctcagggaaccgaggttacgatagtactgtatagctggttataacaGTTCACAACACATGAATGAAACTTAACTCACCGAAAGTACATGTGACactacagagggtacatccagcttgtaaaacctggcgaatgtgttctgggaagaccagccagcagcaagACATAAATCCTGGATAGACATAcatctagaccaggcccatgatgGAGATACTGCCCTCACAGAATGAGCTCTGGTGTTGAGGGGTCTATCCTTTCCCTGGCATTCGTAAGCCAACGCAATAGCATCTACAATCCAGTGAGAAAGTCTTTGTTTTGAAACAGCACGTCCATTATTACATCCACCAAAGCACATGAACAGCTGGTCCGTAGGATGAAAGGCAGCTGAGCGATTCACATACATCTGCAAAGCCCTAACAGGGCAAACAGCGCTCTGAGCTTCAGCATCACACAAAGCTTATGGCTCAGCAGATAAGGCGGGCAGGGAAAcaacctgtgctctgaatggtgTATTGAGTGACTTCGGAACGTAACATGGTCTCGGccggagagtgacattacagttgCCATGTCCGAAACCGATGCAATCATCATCAATGCGTGTAAGTCTCTGTGATTGCCCATTAACCGGGGAACGAAAAGCAGCAATAGCGGCCACATACATCTTCAGCGTGGATGGCAAACTCCTGCAATCCAATctgtgctgtagaaagcgcaaAACATCTGACACGGAACAGGTTCCCCTGCATCATTTTGTGAAAACCCCCACTTCGGAGCGTAGAGGCACCTGGTAGAAGGTGCCCACGCCTCCGTAAGCATGCTCAGCACTCGTAAATGCAGAGCATCCCGCCCATTTATTgtccccgcagcggccacacatgaaggCTTAGACAGCAGATCCTTCCTGAGGGGGATTTTCCATGGGGGAGCCACCACTAATTCTCTCAGGTCCGCGAACCAGGGATGATTCAGCCAGTTCAGGGCCACGAGTATAACTAATGCtctctcctccctgattttgcaccACACCATGGGCAGAATATTCACCGGAGGGAATGCGTAAAGTCTGGCTTCCGGCCAATGTGATGTCAGGGCATCTCCCGGCAGGGGGGAGTGAGATAGAGAGAAGAATGTCTGTTGGTGCGTGTTCTCGCTTGTGGCAAACAAATCTACTTCCGCTCTCCCGAATTGATCCCAAATCATTTGAACTGATCCTGGGTGAAGCCTCCACTCTCCTGTAGGAATCCCGTTCCTCAAAAGCATGTCCGCTCCATGGTTCAGAATACCGAGGATGTGCGCCGCTCTTAAGGAGAGAAAGTGTCGGTCTGCCCACAACAGGAGACTCGATccctgtttgaatagagctctggaaCGCACACCGCCCTGGCGAGTTATGTAtgagaccacagacgtgttgtcaGTTGAATCAGTACATGTTGCCGTTCCAATTTTGACTGAAAGGCTTGTAGGGCTAAGGACACCAATTCCACCAATATGATTTATGTGCCACCTTCTCTGTGACTCTGACCACAGGCTTGAGGCAGGTACGCCCAGGCACACTGCTACCCAGCCTGAAGTTGACGCGTTCATCGAGATCACGTTGCGCTGCTCAGACCCCGCCCAAATCAGGAATGgctcctcactctcaatacccAAAGAAACTCCTATGCTGAACATATCCAGCTGCTCCACGGTTTCAGACCGTGAGTGACCGTAATGCGTTTGTGGCCCGAAGACCACACCCTTGGCAGGGTCTCGAGTCTTCAGCTGCAGTGGCCGCATATGCAGCAGGCCTAGATAGCCGCTGCCATCAGTCCCAGAAGTCCATGAAATTCCCTCAGTGACACCGACCTGCCCGGTCTGAAACTGCACAGTCTCGATGAAATTGCCTCTATGTGCTCTTGAGAGATACGGGCTCGCATCGACATTGAATCCAATCATCTTCCCAGATATGTTATGGTCTGACTCTGTATaaacacgctcttctgcatattcacacacagtcccagcgtatccaaaTGGCGAAGCAGTGTTTCCATGTGACTGATTAGCACATCTCGAGTGGGCTAAAATCATACAATCATCCAGATAATTCAAGATGCACATTCCGCTCGATCTTAGGGGAGAAAGCGCTGTGTCCACACACTTTGAAAATGTGTGGGGAGCCAGGCCCAGGCCAAACGGaagcactgaatactgataaGCCGCGCCTTCTAAAGCAAACTTTAGGAAGTGCCTGTGGCGCGTCGCTATTTGAATATGGACGTACGCATCTTTTAGATCCACTGAGGCGAATCAGACCCCGGGCCGTATCTGTGCCAAACTCTGTTTCAGCATTGTCCTTCTGAATGCGCGCTTGTGAAGTGCTTGGTTGATGGGTCTCAGGTCCAGATTTGGACAGAGTCCACCATCCTTTTTTGGCACCACGAAGTAGCGGCTGTAAAACCCGCTCGGAGGGACACGCTCTATCGCTTCTTTCTCAagcagactgagaacttcctgtcTCAGAACGGATCCGTGCTGAATCATTTCCAGTATCCACGGTGAAAAGCCCGAGCAGCTCTGAGACAGGACAAGTCACACAGTGTTGGgtgcaagaagaagaaaaagctcTTTTTGTGAACGGATACGTGTTTTTATTGCgtaactcacacaaacagcattttgGAAACCCACATGGCAATCGTCGCCCACAGGAACATGGGGTACaagacttctagcgtgaagaGAGAGATTCTGATGTAATTTTTGCACCCATGCAATTTATACTGCCCGCGtcctgtcagtatttgcatgcttcgtgtcaattggccagctgtcctcagcttttttttttttgatgcactgacacaaatttcaaatgattttcaccAGTcgatttgttgcatccagtgtagAGATCGGCTTTAGCTGTTGCAGCAAAGTGCATGTCTGAGGTAGACACAGTGTTACTCACacattgagaaaaaaacaaagctACCACAGTGTCTGTCCATCCTGTAGACCAGTATTTTCCAAttctggtcctggagaacccccatCAGTGCACgcttttggtgtctctcttatccaATGCAcacatttgaggtcttggagtcttcactaatGAGTTGAATCTGGTGTGTCTGAACAGGGAaacatctaaaatgtgcagtgctggAGGTTCTTCAGGAGCAGGATTAGGAACCACTGTTGTAGACTAAAAGCTCTCTCCTCCGCATCATGAGTAGACACGCCCCAttctgctgattggctacaaatTTGTTTTGCTATTCGTCCTGTTTCAGTTTTCCAAAACGTTATTGTAAAAATGGCTCACCCTtcgtttaaagggttagttcacccaaaaatttttatTTGGCCATGttctactcaccctcaaagcatcctaggtgtatgtgactttcttctttcagaataatccaatcgttatattaaatattgtcattGCTCTTCCATGCCTTTCAATGGGGCTAAGCGGTTGTCtggaaatctggatatttatcttacaaaaacgcatggattcactacaAGGGGCCTTAATTCACCCCGCTGAACCGTGTAACggacattttattacagatgcacacactttatttcacgtcttctgaactgttgacagcaaacacccgcttacccccattgaaaggatcggaagagcaaagacaatatttaatatatctccgattggattattctaaaagaagaaagtcacttACACCTAGGATACTTAGAGGGTGAGTAGAAGACGGACGATTTTTCATTCTCAGGTGATCTAACCCTTTAAATATGAAGTACAtggaactgattttttttttactgtattgagACATGAAAGCATAAAATGTGTATTCATGTGTTCATAGTGCAATGACAAAACATCAAGAAAACTGCCCAAGATTAAACTACTCCAATAAAGTAGTAGTAaatctcttccaggtctgttgtgagcatgTTCACAACACTGCATTGAAGCTGATGTCATGCCATGCTGCTTATGTATCCATCTTTATTATTGgctgcaccagaaaacacgtcagcagcgtcaacagtcacagcagtcgcgctaacaacagacccagaagagaagacaatgctgaataaagttatcatttttgtaatttttggaccaaaatgtattttcgatgcttcaacaaattctaactgacccccctgatgtcacatggactactttgatgatgtttttataacctttctggacatggacattataccgtacatacattttcaatggaggaatC
This genomic interval carries:
- the LOC128016803 gene encoding sorting nexin-1 — its product is MINRASDAVNKMSVKMNESDNWFESKLQEVENEEQLLRKLHAAVDSFVNHRKELCSNTAVFNKSLAILGSVEENSALSHALSQLAEVEDKMEQLHQQQTFSDFFILAELLAYYVRLLAAVRCCSEQRMKVCQHLQEAQSTLQKKREAEAKLLWENKSEKLQQAKDNINEVKLLKIGKMLNDNMNGVSAQWESKVSQYERDFERVTCTVRKEVLRFEVRCVSHMFIMMMNFIIEKCPVYYFSI